A single genomic interval of Oryctolagus cuniculus chromosome 19, mOryCun1.1, whole genome shotgun sequence harbors:
- the LOC100356407 gene encoding zinc finger protein 689, whose translation MAPPSAPLSVRAPGEAKAARRRGRRPRALKFVDVAVYFSEEEWGCLRPAQRALYRDVMRENYGHLGALGCAGPKPALISWLERNTEDWEPAALDPQEYPRGLTAQRKARTRKNNGEQDAFPPKEAPRKGRRGRRPSKPRLIPRQTAGGPICPDCGCTFPDHPALESHKCAQNLKKPYPCPDCGRRFSYPSLLVSHRRAHSGECPYVCDQCGKRFSQRKNLSQHQVIHTGEKPYHCPDCGRCFRRSRSLANHRTTHTGEKPHQCPSCGRRFAYPSLLAIHQRTHTGEKPYTCLECNRRFRQRTALVIHQRIHTGEKPYPCPDCERRFSSSSRLVSHRRVHSGERPYACEHCEARFSQRSTLLQHQLLHTGEKPYPCPDCGRAFRRSGSLAIHRSTHTEEKLHACDDCGRRFAYPSLLASHRRVHSGERPYACDLCSKRFAQWSHLAQHQLLHTGEKPFPCLECGRCFRQRWSLAVHKCGTKAPNCGPRPAPAGPGPRDSAL comes from the exons ATGGCGCCGCCTTCGGCTCCTCTCTCCGTGCGGGCACCAGGAGAGGCCAAAGCCGCccggagaaggggaaggaggccGCGGGCCCTGAAGTTCGTGGACGTGGCCGTGTACTTCTCTGAGGAGGAGTGGGGGTGTCTGCGGCCCGCGCAGAGGGCCCTGTACCGGGACGTGATGCGGGAGAACTACGGCCACCTGGGCGCGCTCG GGTGCGCAGGTCCCAAGCCAGCCCTCATCTCCTGGCTGGAACGCAATACCGAGGACTGGGAACCCGCAGCCCTAGACCCGCAGGAGTACCCCAGAGGGCTGACGGCCCAGAGAA AAGCCAGGACAAGAAAGAACAACGGGGAGCAGGACGCATTCCCGCCCAAGGAGGCACCCCGGAAGGGGAGGCGAGGGCGACGGCCCAGCAAACCCCGGCTGATCCCCAGGCAGACGGCCGGGGGCCCCATCTGCCCCGACTGCGGCTGCACCTTCCCGGACCACCCGGCCCTGGAGAGCCACAAGTGCGCCCAGAACCTGAAAAAGCCTTACCCTTGCCCGGACTGCGGGCGCCGCTTCTCCTACCCGTCCCTGCTGGTCAGCCACCGGCGGGCGCACTCTGGCGAGTGCCCCTATGTCTGCGACCAGTGCGGCAAACGTTTCTCGCAGCGCAAGAACCTGTCCCAGCACCAGGTGATCCACACCGGCGAGAAGCCCTACCACTGCCCAGACTGTGGCCGCTGCTTCCGCAGGAGCCGCTCGCTGGCCAATCACCGGACCACGCACACGGGCGAGAAGCCCCACCAGTGCCCCAGCTGCGGCCGTCGCTTCGCCTACCCCTCGCTGCTGGCCATCCACCAGCGCACGCATACCGGGGAGAAGCCCTACACCTGCCTGGAATGCAACCGCCGCTTCCGCCAGCGCACCGCCCTGGTCATCCACCAGCGCATCCACACCGGCGAGAAGCCCTACCCGTGCCCGGACTGCGAGCGCCGCTTCTCGTCTTCCTCGCGCCTGGTCAGCCACCGGCGCGTGCACTCCGGGGAGCGGCCGTACGCCTGCGAGCACTGCGAGGCGCGCTTCTCGCAGCGCAGCAccctgctgcagcaccagctcctgcacACGGGAGAGAAGCCCTACCCCTGCCCGGACTGCGGACGTGCCTTTCGGCGCAGCGGCTCGCTCGCCATCCACCGCAGCACGCACACCGAAGAGAAGCTGCACGCGTGCGACGACTGCGGCCGCCGCTTCGCCTACCCCTCGCTGCTGGCCAGCCACCGGCGCGTGCACTCCGGCGAGCGGCCCTACGCCTGCGACCTGTGCTCCAAGCGCTTCGCCCAGTGGAGCcacctggctcagcaccagctcctgcaCACCGGGGAGAAGCCTTTCCCTTGCCTGGAGTGTGGCCGGTGCTTCCGCCAGAGGTGGTCTCTGGCGGTGCATAAGTGTGGCACCAAGGCCCCGAACTGCGGCCCTAGGCCCGCTCCAGCAGGGCCCGGCCCGAGGGACAGCGCCCTGTAG